CGGCATTGATCGCCTCCTGCTCGGTCTGCGACATCGCCGGAGTGATTTTCTTGAACACGCCGAACACCGGACCAGTGAATACGGCGCGGCGCAGCGGCGCGATATTGAGCACCGCCGCGACAACGGCGAACACCGTCCACACGGCGACAGGCACCGGACAGTGGAAGACGAATTGAAGCGCGGCCAGCCAGGCGGCGATAGCGACGGTCCAAGCCAGCACCGGCGCGGCGAAGTAAGCCAGCGCGCCTAGCAGCGCGACCAGAAGAATGGCAGCAATCATTGTGTTTACCCTCGTGTTGACCCCTCAGCTCCACACTCGCCGCCTTGATATTGTTATCGGCCGGCGGTGGGGAATCAGCTTTCGATGGGCGAGACCAGACCGGCAATCACGAAAGGCACCAGGTATTTGACGATCATGTCCGGATCCCGCGCGGTAACGATCTGGCTGCGCGTGAAGATTTTCAGCACATCGTTGCCGGCGAAGGCGTTGAACATGACGCTGAAGGCGAGGTGCATGCGCCAGGCGAGCTGTTCGGACTCCAGGTCAGGCAGCGCGCGTTGGAAAGCGCTGGTATAGCGTTGCACGAACACACTGTATTGCTGCGAAATGGTCTCTCGCAACAGGCGGTGGTTTTCCACCAGGGTCCGAGACAGCAGGCGCACGAACATGGCGCCGCCGCGCGACGGGTCCTTGGACAAGGCTAGACAGGGCCGTATGAAGGACAGCACGAGCTGTTCCAACGGCAAGTCGCCTTCCGCCGCCTCCAGCGTATCCAGTTCCGCCAGGCAGTCTTCCAGCAAGGGCGCCAGCCTGCGCAGAAACACGGATTCGAACAACGCATCCTTGGAGCCGAAGTGATAGTTCACCGCGGCCAGATTCACCTCGGCCTGCTGGGTGATCATGCGCAAGGAAGTCGCCTCGAAGCCGTGCTCCACGAACAGACGCTCAGCGACGTCGAGGATGCGGGTTGCGGTATCGGGACGGTTTCCCTCCATGATCTCCAGTGCCTTTGTTGTGTTTTGTGATTTGGTCTTGCTCATCTCTGCTTTCGAACAAGCGTTTCAAACTTACGTTTTAACTTGATCGATGTCAAGGCATGCTCAGCTCGCCTAGCCACCCATCTCCCAGGGCACACGAAAAACGGCAGTCCATATTTTAGACTGCCGTTTGAATGAAACACGCGTTAAAAGCGCTTAGTCAAGGCCTCGCGACAGATCTTGCTCGAGGTCCCGCACATTTTCCAGGCCGACGCTGATGCGCAACAGGCCCTCCACTATGCCCGCCCGCTCTCGCGCCTCCGGGGTCACTCGAGCGTGGGTGGTGCTGGCGGGATGCGTGATGGTGGTTTTCACATCGCCCAGATTGGCGGTGCGGGAAATCACCTGGACAGCGTCCACCACCTTCCAAGCCGCCTCGCGCCCTCCCTTGACCACGAAGGACACCACCGCGCCGCCGCTCTTTTGCTGGCGGAGAGCCAAATCATGCTGCGGATGGCTCTCCAGGCCGGGGTAGTAGACACGCTCGACATGGGGCCGCGCCTCCAGCCAGCGCGCCAGTTCCAGCGCGTTGGCGCTGTGTTTCTCCATGCGCAGATGCAGCGTCTCCATGCCGGACAACAGGGTCCAGGCATTGAACGGCGCCAGCGACGGCCCGGCGGCGCGCACGTGCAGATAGATCTGCTCGATCAGCTTGTCGCTTCCCACCACCGCGCCGCCCATCACCCGGCCATGCCCATCCAGAAACTTGGTGGCGGAATGCATGACCAGATCGGCGCCGAAGCGCAAAGGCTGCTGCAAGGCCGGGGAACAGAAGCTGTTGTCCACCACCAACAGCGCGCCATGGGCATGGGCGATATCGGCGATGGCCTGGATGTCGGCCACCTCGGTCAACGGATTGGACGGCGTCTCCAGGAACAGCAGCTTGGTATTGGGCCGCAAAGCCTCCCGCCAGGCCGACAGATCGCGCGCGTCGACAAAGCTTGTGGTCACGCCGAACTTGGACAGCTGGTTGGCGAACAGATTGGTGGTGGAGCCGAACAGGCTTTGCGAGGACACGATATGGTCGCCTGCCTGCAGCAGGGTCATCATGATGGCCTGGATCGCCGCCATGCCGGTCGCGGTGGCGATGGCGCGCTCGCCGCCTTCCATTTGCGCCAGCCGCTGCTGGAACGCCGCGACCGTGGGGTTGGTGAAGCGCGAATAGGTATAGCCGTCGATCTCGCCCAGGAACATCGCGGCGGCCTGGGCGGCGGATTCATAGGTGAAGCTGGAGGTGAGGAACAGCCCTTGGCTGTGCTCGTTGAACTGGCTGGTTTCCCGGCCGGCGCGGATGGCCAGGGTTTCGGGATGCAGGGTCGGGTGCGGCGCGTCGGATGCCATGATGATTCTCTCTTTGTTTCAGCCCGCTCCATGGCGGGCCGCTTCCCGACATCTTGCCTGAAAACGGCGGGTTCGCTAAATGCCGTCAAGCCATATGCAATTGCCCGGGCCGCTATTTGCCCTAGCCCAGCGCTTCCGGCGGCTGCAGCTGCCGCTTGACCTGCAACAGCAAGTCCAGCGACAAATGGCCGCCGTGATCCTGCAAGGCCAGCAGCTCGTCTCGGTGCGCGCCGGCCAGCCGGGCGACCAGCTGCTCGCCCTTCTCCTGCAAATGCACCTCCACGCAGCGCCTATCTTCCCTGCCCGGCTGCCGCCGCACCAGTTGCTGGCTCTCGCAACGGCTGACCAGTCCCACCACGCTGTGATGATGGGACTGCAGCCGCTCGGCCAACTCCGCCACCGTGGCCCAGTTGCGCCCCGGGTAGCCTTTCAATTGCAACAGCAACTGGTACTGCAGCGGCGTGATGCCGTTATCCTGCGCCAAATCCTCGCTGAAACGCAGAAAACGGCGCAAACGGTAGCGAAAGTCCGCCAGGCGTTCGAAATCTTCCTTGCTAAGTGTCATGCCGTCACTTCAATGCCATGAGGTAAGGCATGGCAGTCTACTCCATTGCAGCCGGGGCACAGAAGCCGCGCCGCTCATGCCGTCTCGGCTTGCCTTTCCCGGTAGCGCTGCGTCAGGAAGGATTCCAGCGCTTTCACCGGGCTATGCTCGTCGGCCTCACCGCTGTGCAGCAGCACCAGTTCGCCCTGCTCCATCGTCCGCAGCAAGGGCAGCCAGCGGCCCGGATTATTGCCCATGTCCGACCAGTAGATGTCGCAGAAAGTGGACCAGCGCAGCGGCTGATACCGCATCCACGCCACCAGTTCGTCGGTCGGCATCACTCGAGGCAACCAATGCCCGGCCGCCAGCGCCGAGCGCGGCAGCCCCCTGGGCCACTTGCCGTCCACCAAGAAAGCGCCTGCCGGAGGCTTGCGGCACCCATCCACCTGCACCAAACGAATTTCGATTCCCATGATTGTCACCCTTTATCCTGTTTCACTCGCGAATTGCGGCTCTCCAATGTTCTTCGCCTGCATAGCTTCTCATAAAAATATCGCAATACGATACATAAAATTAAAAAAAATCCGCGTCGGCGAGGCGACTTACCGCCGCCCCGCCTGCCGGGCCATCGCCCGGCTATTCAGGCATCGCTGCCTCTGGCACTGCTATAACGCCGCGCGGAAGATCGCGCAGACATCCGCATGACTGCCCTTGCGCGGATTGGTCAGGCCGCAGGCATCCTTCAACGCGTTGTCGGCCAAGGTTGGAATATCCTCCTCTTTCACGCCCAGCTCTTTCAGCCCCGTCGGGATTCCCACATCCGCCGACAGACGCTTGATCGCCGCGATGGCCGCCTCGGCCCCGCGGGTTTTCTCGCCCAGCGCCAGCGCCACGTCGGCCAAGCGCTCGCCAGCCACCGCCGCGTTGAAAGCCTGCACGTGCGGCAGCAACACGGCGTTGCACACGCCATGCGGCAGGTCGTAGAAGCCGCCCAGCTGATGCGCCATCGCATGCACATAGCCCAAGGACGCGTTGTTGAAGGCCATGCCGGCCAGGAACTGGGCGTAGGCCATTTGCTCGCGCGCCTCCATGTCTTTGCCATCCGCCACGGCGCGACGCAGAAAGCCGGCGATCAGCTCGACGGCCTTCAGCGCGCAGGCGTCGGTGATGGGCGTGGCGATGGTGGACACGTAAGCCTCCACCGCGTGGGTCAACGCGTCCATGCCGGTGGCTGCGGTCAAGGAGGCCGGCATGCCGGCCATGGTTTCCGGATCGTTGACCGACAGAATGGGCGTGGTGTGCTTGTCGACGATGGCCATTTTGATATGGCGGGATTCGTCGGTGATGATGCAGAAGCGGGTCATCTCGGACGCGGTGCCGGCGGTGGTGTTGATCGCCACCAGCGGCAGCTGGGGCTTGGCGGACTTGTCCACGCCTTCGTAGTCCTGGATCTTGCCGCCGTTCACCGCCACCAGCGCGATGCCCTTGGCGCAATCGTGCGGCGAGCCGCCGCCCAGCGACACCACCACGTCGCACCGCTTTTCCCGCAGCAGCGCGAGGCCGGCGTTGACGTTGGCGCAACTGGGGTTGGGATGGACGCCGTCGAAAACCACCGGCTCGATGTCGGCTTTGCCCAACATGTCGGCCACCTTGCCGGCCAAGCCCGCCTTGACCAGGCCCTGATCAGTGACGATCAGCGCGCGGCGGAAGCCGTGCCCGCGCATGGTATCCACCGCTTGTTGCAGACAGCCCGCGCCCATCAGATTCAGCGAGGGGATGAAGAAAGCGCTCGTGCTCATTGTCCGTCTCCATGAATGGACTTGGTATGAACTCAGTCTGCGCGCATCCCCCGCCGGCCTCTTTGCCTCAAATCAATAAACGCAACGCCATCCTCACCCGAAACGCATTTTGCGGGACTACCCCAGCAATGCGGCGTTGTCGCGCAGCCACTGGCTGGCCAGCTCGCCGAAACCGTCCCACATGATCTGCACGCCCAGACACAGCAGGATGAAGGCGGACAGCCGCAGGAACACCACCGAGCCGGTCTGGCCCAGGTAACGCAGCAGCTTGTCGGCGTTGGCGTAGCACAGATAGACCAGGGTGCTGCATACCAGCACCGCGCACAGCCCCGCGACAGGGCTGATCACAAAGCGCACCAGGCCCTTGCCGCTTCCGGTGAGCGTGGCACCGATGGTGATCGCTACCGATACCGAACCCGGCCCCACCGTCAACGGAAAGGTCAGCGGATAGAAAGCCCGTTGTTTGAGCTCGGCCTGGCTGTCCACCCTGGCCTGTTCGGCAGACGGCTGGCTGGATTCGGCCGGCGTGTCGTTCAGCATCCGCCAGGCGGCGAAGGTGATCAGCAGGCCGCCGGACATCTGCACCACTGGCAGCGACACGCCGAAGAAAGACAGCACATAGCCGCCGACGAACATGCTGCCGATCAACAATAGCGCGCAATAGACGGCGATGCGCCGCGCCAGGTAGCGCCGCTGCTGGGGCGTGTTGCGCGCCGTCATCGAGATGAAGATGGGCACCAGGCCGGGCGGGTTCATGATCGGCAGCAGCGCCGCCATCACGAACAGAAACTTGGTAATGAAGGTGGACAGCAACTGCATACGGCACCCCGCCTGGAAGGTTTAAAATGTTGTCAGGATAGCGGATGAAACCATAAAAAAAGCCCGCTTGCCAGCGGGCTCCGTCAAACGTTTTGCCAGATATGTCACACCTGGGCCGCGGCGGGCTTGCCGCCTCGATTTTCCTCGCGCTGGCGCACGGCGTTGTCGTGCGCTTCGGCCAGGTCCACCTTGTCCAGCGGCACCAGGCTGGTCTTGTGCTTGACGCGGTATCCCCACCACAGCGCCACAAACAGCGGAATGCCCAGATAGGTGGCGATGACGCCGTTCCAGTCCACCTTGGCCGCGGTGAAGGCGGTATAGTTCTGGCCCAGCATGATCAGCAGGCACAAGATGAAGGCGAACACCGGGCCCAGCGGGAACCACTTGGCTTTGTACGGCAGATCATCCAGGCTGTAGCCCTGCTTCACATAGGCGCGGCGGAAGCGGTAGTGGCTGATGGCCACGCCCAGCCAGGCGATGAAGCCGGTCATGCCGGACGAGTTCAGCAGCCACATGTAGACCGCGTTGCTCTGGAACAGCGAGGTCAGGAAGCACAGGCAGGCCACCAGCGTGGTGGCGTACAGCGCGTTGCGCGGCACGCCGTTGTCGGTCAGCTTGCCGAAGACCTTGGGCGCCATGCCGTTCTTGGCCATCGCGTACAGCATGCGGGTGGACGCGTACATGCCGGAGTTGCCGGCCGACAAGATGGCGGACAGGATCACCGCGTTCATCAGGCTGGCGGCGAAAGCCAGGCCTGCCCGGTTGAACACCAGCGTGAACGGACTGGCGCCCACGTCCTTCATGTCGTTCTTCAGCAGCGACGGATCGTTGTGCGGCAGGATCAGGCCGATGATCAGGATGGACAGCATGTAGAACATCAGGATGCGCCAGAATA
This genomic window from Chromobacterium phragmitis contains:
- a CDS encoding TetR/AcrR family transcriptional regulator — translated: MEGNRPDTATRILDVAERLFVEHGFEATSLRMITQQAEVNLAAVNYHFGSKDALFESVFLRRLAPLLEDCLAELDTLEAAEGDLPLEQLVLSFIRPCLALSKDPSRGGAMFVRLLSRTLVENHRLLRETISQQYSVFVQRYTSAFQRALPDLESEQLAWRMHLAFSVMFNAFAGNDVLKIFTRSQIVTARDPDMIVKYLVPFVIAGLVSPIES
- a CDS encoding O-succinylhomoserine sulfhydrylase: MASDAPHPTLHPETLAIRAGRETSQFNEHSQGLFLTSSFTYESAAQAAAMFLGEIDGYTYSRFTNPTVAAFQQRLAQMEGGERAIATATGMAAIQAIMMTLLQAGDHIVSSQSLFGSTTNLFANQLSKFGVTTSFVDARDLSAWREALRPNTKLLFLETPSNPLTEVADIQAIADIAHAHGALLVVDNSFCSPALQQPLRFGADLVMHSATKFLDGHGRVMGGAVVGSDKLIEQIYLHVRAAGPSLAPFNAWTLLSGMETLHLRMEKHSANALELARWLEARPHVERVYYPGLESHPQHDLALRQQKSGGAVVSFVVKGGREAAWKVVDAVQVISRTANLGDVKTTITHPASTTHARVTPEARERAGIVEGLLRISVGLENVRDLEQDLSRGLD
- a CDS encoding MarC family protein, which gives rise to MQLLSTFITKFLFVMAALLPIMNPPGLVPIFISMTARNTPQQRRYLARRIAVYCALLLIGSMFVGGYVLSFFGVSLPVVQMSGGLLITFAAWRMLNDTPAESSQPSAEQARVDSQAELKQRAFYPLTFPLTVGPGSVSVAITIGATLTGSGKGLVRFVISPVAGLCAVLVCSTLVYLCYANADKLLRYLGQTGSVVFLRLSAFILLCLGVQIMWDGFGELASQWLRDNAALLG
- a CDS encoding amino acid permease → MSKKQEAPELRRSLQARHLSMIAIGGSIGTGLFLASGATISGAGAGGALLAYALVGLMVYFLMTSLGEMAAFMPVSGSFQAYGSRFVDPAFGFAQGWNYWYNWAITVAVELAAAAIIMNYWYPGIPGVVWSGGFLAIIFALNYFSVKGFGEAEFWCSMLKVATIIAFIVIGFLMILGIMTGPNPERIAPGLNVMMQGEGAFVGGLAAFVGVAMVVGFSFQGTELIGVAAGESANPGRTIPRAVRQIFWRILMFYMLSILIIGLILPHNDPSLLKNDMKDVGASPFTLVFNRAGLAFAASLMNAVILSAILSAGNSGMYASTRMLYAMAKNGMAPKVFGKLTDNGVPRNALYATTLVACLCFLTSLFQSNAVYMWLLNSSGMTGFIAWLGVAISHYRFRRAYVKQGYSLDDLPYKAKWFPLGPVFAFILCLLIMLGQNYTAFTAAKVDWNGVIATYLGIPLFVALWWGYRVKHKTSLVPLDKVDLAEAHDNAVRQREENRGGKPAAAQV
- the yiaY gene encoding L-threonine dehydrogenase codes for the protein MSTSAFFIPSLNLMGAGCLQQAVDTMRGHGFRRALIVTDQGLVKAGLAGKVADMLGKADIEPVVFDGVHPNPSCANVNAGLALLREKRCDVVVSLGGGSPHDCAKGIALVAVNGGKIQDYEGVDKSAKPQLPLVAINTTAGTASEMTRFCIITDESRHIKMAIVDKHTTPILSVNDPETMAGMPASLTAATGMDALTHAVEAYVSTIATPITDACALKAVELIAGFLRRAVADGKDMEAREQMAYAQFLAGMAFNNASLGYVHAMAHQLGGFYDLPHGVCNAVLLPHVQAFNAAVAGERLADVALALGEKTRGAEAAIAAIKRLSADVGIPTGLKELGVKEEDIPTLADNALKDACGLTNPRKGSHADVCAIFRAAL
- a CDS encoding MarR family transcriptional regulator, which gives rise to MTLSKEDFERLADFRYRLRRFLRFSEDLAQDNGITPLQYQLLLQLKGYPGRNWATVAELAERLQSHHHSVVGLVSRCESQQLVRRQPGREDRRCVEVHLQEKGEQLVARLAGAHRDELLALQDHGGHLSLDLLLQVKRQLQPPEALG
- a CDS encoding DUF488 domain-containing protein, producing the protein MGIEIRLVQVDGCRKPPAGAFLVDGKWPRGLPRSALAAGHWLPRVMPTDELVAWMRYQPLRWSTFCDIYWSDMGNNPGRWLPLLRTMEQGELVLLHSGEADEHSPVKALESFLTQRYRERQAETA